The window TtggtaaaaaacaatttttaagggGGTAATCAATAACTATTACTGTACAAAAGACAATTTGTAAAGCGATCATCATTGTCAAAATTACGTATAACCTTGGCGGCAAAGCCACGCTTGGCCCGTCATCAAAAATGCCcgtttaactttatttactgTATCGAAATaacatatcatttattttattaatggcaatattttcaattaagattttctgttacataaatatttttttaattcttctacCAAGCCCTACCATACTCTTCtcatatactatttattttcattcattcattcatataatcacgtctatatcccttgcgaggtagacagagccaacaatctcgaaataccggcctcgttcagctgtgtggcttaaagatagaattaagattcaaatagtgacaagttgctagcccatcgcctaaaagaagaatcccaagtttaaaagcctatcctttagtcgccttttacgacatccatgggtaagagatacagtgtacctattctttttctattggtgccggtacgatataacatatgtatattatattcttaaaatatttggcACAAAACACAATTAGTTAATGAGATATGTGACCAGATAGGACCGGATAAACATACAGCCGGCCACAATATCTGGCTCGTCTCCACCGGACGCAGACGTCACCAGCACCGCAACATTGTTCCACACCTCGTCACTCAACCAAGTGATAtttatatcactacatattatcaaATAGTCTAGTGTGTTAAATACAGAAgcaattcattttaattaactttatcaAATGAGCATTCAATAGCGTAaagatataattgaaattccGGAACAGTTACTCATTCAAGTGCTATTTATATCGCTACGTATTATTAAATACTCTCCGTCATTATTTTGTGTGTTAAATTCAGAAGcaattctttttaattcaCTTTATCAAATGAGCTTTCAATAGCCCAaagattgaataaaaattcataaaaagtgTGAGCAAATCACTTTCCTCCTGCCATGCCATGATTGATATTTCTCATTCTACGCGGCAAGAAGAGTAGTTGACACGCAGGTACTAAATTTTTTCGTCGCTACCAGATCAGCATGGAATATATACCCTCAGTCGCCacttacaacatccatggaagagatgtaattgttttattgtaaggTAATTGAAACCACACAGTAGTCCACACAAATCAGGAATAAATGGGCATCTGTTTAAACTAAaaagtggttcccggcaccaatagaaaaaagaataggaccacacaatttctttcccatcgatgtcgaaaaggcgataaagggataggcttataaacaagggattcttcttataagcAATgagctaccaacctgtcactatttgaatcttaattctatcattaaaccaaacagctgaacgcagcctatcaatcttttcaagactgttggttctgtcaaCACCACAAGGGGTATAGGcgtgataatatgaatgataaataaatataaatatatacaggacaaattacactgattgagttagcctcgaagtaagttcgagacttgtgttacgagatactaactcaacgatactatgttttataataaatacttatatagataaacatccaagacccagaccaatcagaaaaagttcttttctcatcatgccctggccgggattcgaacctgggacccccgatgtcacagacaagcgtactacctgctgcgccacagaggccgtcaaatgatatatttattaataaagaaagagAGACAGAAGCTGATATAAATTCCAATTAGTTAATCAGGTTTCCAATAAATGGCGTCCATGACACCGCACATCCCATGGTTTCTGGAATGAGGTCACAGCCACCGGCGCTTGGCTGTCAGCCAGGATACAGATACCGGTGTCGAATGGTACgtattgtttaaaacatacatacataaaatcacacctctttcccggaggggtaggcagagaccacctctttccacttgccacgatctctgcatatttccttcgcttcattcacattcataactctcttcatgcaagctcggcggtttcgggtttGTTAAAACATTTAGTGTATTAATGCTGTATAAGCCATGaaattattccaatttctatgCTTTACTGGCAAGAAAGAAATTTACCATTTCAAATATATCTCAATGAAGTATaggtagatatttattttagatgtgtggttcccggcgccaataaaaataataataggaccacttcatctcgttcctatagatgtcgtaataggcgactaagggataggcttataaacttgggatccttctttaaggcgatgggctaccaacctgtcactatttatatctcaattgtatcatgaagctaaacagctgaacgtggcctatcagtcttattaaGACtactagctctgtctaccccgtaagggatataaacgtgattatatgtatgttttattttagatacGACAAACGAGGATAGCAGTCAACATGATTCCTTGAATTGACATTtttgattgagtttttgaTTGTTCTTGAGTTAAATTGTTAccagattaaaaaattaaaatcgaaTAACTCTCCCTTTAGTCATATGAACACATTGCAATCCCATAGGATAACGAGAcgaaaaagcttttaaaacaaaacaagataCCAAGTCACTTTTTTCAACAGGGCACGAAAGATGTACATACTTAATTAACCACAagatattcattaattttctattaaattagataaaaattttagTCGTATTCTCCGATCCGATGGTTCTCAGTTCAAgcttaaaaacaatttcgaTATTAAAtagattcaaaatttaattagttgTAATAACTAACCTGTGAGTTCCTGGTGAACCCGTAGCCCAGGAACCTCTCATCATGAGCGGGCACCGTGTCAGGGGCGACGTAGAACGGCTCGTACAACAACTCGAAGTTGGTCACGTTGTGGCTGATGTGAGTGTTGGAGCTCTCATTGCCGCCACTCTGTTCCCATCTGGGGGaaaatgaatacatacatacatacatacgtgcatacctagacgaacgtatcttgatcaaattaaggacgtcctggtaaagggtcaggtcaaaagtacccgaaaccgccgaacttgcatgaagagagttatgaatgtggatgaagcgaaggaagtatgcagagatcgtggcaagtggaaagaggtagtctctgcctacccctccgggaaagaggcgtggttttatgtatgtatgtatgtacatagaatcacgtctatatcccttgcggggtagacaagagccgacagtcttgaaaagactgaatggccacgttcagctgtttggctttatgatggaattgagattcaaatagtgacaggttgtgagcccatcgcctaaaaagaatcccaaggtggtaagcatatcccttagtagccttttacgacatccatgggaacgagatggagtggtcgtattctttttttattggtgccgggaaccacacggcacggaaaatgaaaattatgataatctatactaatattataaagctgaagaatttgtttgtttgaacgcgctaaactcaggaactggttcgaattgaaaaatattttttgtgttgaatagaccatttatcacgctgcaactataaggagcaaagaaataatggaatatgtgaaaaaaaacaacggggaaaattattcatccttgaggtttcaatgatgcccaaaataacttttgcacgcgaacgaagtcgcggtcacAGCTAGttcaatatataataagtattatgattgattttaataataactgcTAAAGTGTCACTTTTGCGCCCACGCAAAGCAATCTTTATAAACATCTTGGACCATCTGATTGTTCTCTctcttcatttaaattttaaattgatatttaatatcgacggcctctgtggcgcagcggtagtacacttgtctgtgacaccggaggtcccaggttcgaatcccggccagggcataatgagaaaagaactttttctgattggcctgggtcttggatgtttatacatacataatatcacgcctctttcacctctggatgtttatctatataagtattttttagcatctcgtaacacaagtctgaacttacttcgaggctaactcaatatgtgtaatttgtcctgtacatatttatatttattatttataatagtacCTATCTATTAAAATGGGTCATGGTAGGTACTCATCTATTAAAAATAGGTCATGGTGCTCACCTAGAAAAATTCGAAGCGTACTGATTATAAATGAACACCTTCCTATGGAAAGGTATTGCAAGCTTGTTTCTCGACAGCCTCAGAAGTTCCGTTTTATTCGCCGGGAAGTTGGCCACTCTCTTGTCCAGCTCATAGGTCGGAACGACGTACGCGCACAAACGACACTTCGGAGTTGTCTTCAAGAACTTATCCAAAGACTCAGCCATGCCCTTCGAGGGTACTATGTCCACATCTACCAGAAACACGTACGGAGTCTGACAACTCGTCCTGGCAAGATTCCTTAAGTGATTCTGAGGATAGGGGTTCCGCAATCTCCACACAACGGTCTCCATCCTTCCGTCTAAAGGCGGCAGCGGCTGAGCATCACAGTCTCTAGCCCAAGCGGGCATTTTGCCATGGTACGCCGGTTTTTCTGCCGGCGTAGCGACGTGTAAAGCTATTCGGCTAGCTACATCCGGCTTACATCTGATCAACCACGATGTGAAGGCTCTCAGAAGCTTCAATTCGTCTCCTGCTACATATACAGAAACGGAAATCGGACCGGTCCAGTGAGCAGCGATCTTCAACAGCTCATGTAATCTCTCTATAGAAGTTTGCGTGGCTAAACACACGTCGTAATTTGCTGATGTTTCTGCATACGTGTCGCCTGTAGCTGCGTAGTCGAACATTTTGTAGGACCTCGATTTATCCCACCTGCCGAGTCGTAGGTTAAGCTTGGCGATAGGGTCGTCATCTATAGCTGTGGCGGATGCTGTTTCCGTGCATGGTTCGCAGCTGGGTGGATCCTGGACCGACTGGGTGGTGTAGACGGGGCAGGAAGCAGGTCGCAGCATCCAGACGTTGGCTGCG is drawn from Amyelois transitella isolate CPQ chromosome 6, ilAmyTran1.1, whole genome shotgun sequence and contains these coding sequences:
- the LOC106134857 gene encoding beta-1,4-glucuronyltransferase 1 isoform X1; protein product: MTQINEVRPKFHNGSRPEVIPPESAMGIGLHPMAKLRKNKIWRWRCQWSVVTLVAIALVVYNAAANVWMLRPASCPVYTTQSVQDPPSCEPCTETASATAIDDDPIAKLNLRLGRWDKSRSYKMFDYAATGDTYAETSANYDVCLATQTSIERLHELLKIAAHWTGPISVSVYVAGDELKLLRAFTSWLIRCKPDVASRIALHVATPAEKPAYHGKMPAWARDCDAQPLPPLDGRMETVVWRLRNPYPQNHLRNLARTSCQTPYVFLVDVDIVPSKGMAESLDKFLKTTPKCRLCAYVVPTYELDKRVANFPANKTELLRLSRNKLAIPFHRKVFIYNQYASNFSRWEQSGGNESSNTHISHNVTNFELLYEPFYVAPDTVPAHDERFLGYGFTRNSQVYEMFLIGYQFQVLSPIFTIHWGLQGRKSRPLWREKQNGKNRKNFETFKRELFARYRKDPLHLLKRPPQNKSKT
- the LOC106134857 gene encoding beta-1,4-glucuronyltransferase 1 isoform X2, whose translation is MGIGLHPMAKLRKNKIWRWRCQWSVVTLVAIALVVYNAAANVWMLRPASCPVYTTQSVQDPPSCEPCTETASATAIDDDPIAKLNLRLGRWDKSRSYKMFDYAATGDTYAETSANYDVCLATQTSIERLHELLKIAAHWTGPISVSVYVAGDELKLLRAFTSWLIRCKPDVASRIALHVATPAEKPAYHGKMPAWARDCDAQPLPPLDGRMETVVWRLRNPYPQNHLRNLARTSCQTPYVFLVDVDIVPSKGMAESLDKFLKTTPKCRLCAYVVPTYELDKRVANFPANKTELLRLSRNKLAIPFHRKVFIYNQYASNFSRWEQSGGNESSNTHISHNVTNFELLYEPFYVAPDTVPAHDERFLGYGFTRNSQVYEMFLIGYQFQVLSPIFTIHWGLQGRKSRPLWREKQNGKNRKNFETFKRELFARYRKDPLHLLKRPPQNKSKT